In the Melospiza melodia melodia isolate bMelMel2 chromosome 17, bMelMel2.pri, whole genome shotgun sequence genome, one interval contains:
- the LOC134425960 gene encoding uncharacterized protein K02A2.6-like, giving the protein MGSQQSKDINMKTPLGCILRHWKDLGGIPGGNISKKTLLKYCTQWWPLYRLDDGEKWPPEGTTNYNTILQLILLLRRLNKWDEIMYADMFFTLRNKPEWQKECEINVAPQDPLVLALERDKKGPKPKERCCDACSGNEKKKGVEPTCFYCHKKGHLQRNCKKKQQDEKTSQESQKGQGFCLTKKIELHLEEPLIIKLKVGPQSEEFVFLVNTGVSRSTVTKLPQGCEVSCEQVSVVGITGEAFPVPIIKGVKIETNNKFGVNDLLLVPEAEENMLGRDLIVALNLQIKPCEGKLEIYSLPKEDDLEIDDMGWLSGEVEKFRVKESNPFSPSWSAQACGF; this is encoded by the coding sequence atgggaagccaacagagtaaagatataaatatgaaaacccctttaggatgtatcctaagacactggaaggacctgggagggattccagggggaaacataagtaaaaagacacttttaaagtattgtacacaatggtggcccctgtaccgtcttgatgacggagaaaaatggccaccagagggaacaactaattataacactattttgcaactaatactcctcctccgccggctcaataaatgggatgaaataatgtacgcagacatgttcttcaccctaaggaataaacctgagtggcaaaaagaatgtgaaattaacgtagcccctcaggatcccctagtactagccctggaaagggataagaagggtccaaagcccaaggaacgttgctgtgatgcatgtagtggaaatgagaaaaagaagggtgtggAACCTACCtgcttttattgtcataaaaaggggcacctgcaaagaaattgtaaaaagaaacagcaagatgagaaaacttctcaggagagtcagaaagggcaagggttttgtctaacgaaaaagatcgaattacacctagaagagcccttgataataaagctaaaagtaggtcctcagagtgaagaatttgtatttttagtaaatacaggagtttctcggtcaacagtgacaaaattaccccagggatgtgaagtgagttgtgagcaagtttcagtagtcggaattacaggagaagctttccctgttcctataataaaaggggtgaaaattgaaacaaataacaaatttggagtaaatgatttattgttggtaccagaagccgaggagaatatgctaggcagagatctaatagtagccctaaatttacagataaaaccctgtgaaggaaaacttgaaatctattctttacctaaagaagatgatctagaaattgatgacatgggttggctttcaggtgaagtagaaaagtttagagtgaaggagtctaatccctttagtccctcctggtcagcgcaagcttgtggattttaa